The following is a genomic window from Prunus persica cultivar Lovell chromosome G7, Prunus_persica_NCBIv2, whole genome shotgun sequence.
AGTCTTGGCATTTGACACCAACCACAGCATGGTGTccaataatattattacatCCCAGCAAAGTTCGGCCTGGAAGATCATCACCAACAACGGCGCCACTGCCTGACAAATTTTGTACCAcaatgcaaagttcaaaacttgaaatCAAAAGTGAAACCTTTATCAACTTTTCAACAATTTATATGCATTCAAAACTCACGTCATCAAAACACAACGCTCCCCAACTTCTGAATTTCCGAATATATGGCTTCCCGGGTATAATTGGCAGCCATTTCCAACCTTCACGGTCGACCCAACAGTACAAAAGGGACCAATTGAAACACCCTGATCGCAAAAACACCACAGCCAAAACCACACTATCAGTTTCATCAGTAGGTAGCTATTTTAGTTGAGAATTGTGAGGTGGAGCAAATGAAGTACCTGACCCAAAACGGCATTGGGGTGAACGATTGCAGTGGGATGAATGGAGCCAGGTGCAAGTGTGCTGCAGAAGCGACGCAGGGACAGAGAGTTAAGGCTGCTCAACACAGAGCTTAAGCGCTTGCTGCCAACTGTCACCAGCGCACACATGGTGTTCGTCCCGTGGTCTCACTCAGACTCATACTCTGGTTTTCCTTTCAGTCCTTTCCCGGGCTTATAGCTTCTTTCACTTTTTTGGGCCCAATTTTTACCACATTCGCACTATAATTACCGCCAATAATACACCAAactcaccttttttttttttttttttgttgtgtgtgtgttcttTTAATAAGAACATGGGTGCTCAACAGACTGAAAAAGTTATGACGCTTGTCATGTCGTGATTGGTTgagataataaaataatggcATTTTTGTTTTACACAAGTGTTTCATTTTAATAAGTCAAGGTTCAGCGCACCAAATAACAGTCATTGTCCATTTTAATTGAAGTAGTCCCCataaaatcttatttttaCAGCAGAATTGACATCAGTAACCTGTTTAGGGTTCCTAAAGGTTGAGACCAAGGTCTTAAATATTGGAAGTTTCGGAAATATTGGTGGTCCAAAAACACAGAATTATCGGGAAAGTATCGATATCGGTAAGAATTATATAAAAACGATGGAAATTGTGATAAAAATGTGGAAAGTTTTAATGAAACTTTAGACGATGTGCATTTAGTCAGTTATCTACTAATttgacccccaaaaaaattgaagcaaatgtattgcatagttagtTTGAGTGATTTAAGTTGAGTATACTGCGAGCAGACAAACACTACTGTAACTTAGAAAATGTGTAATCTTTATATCAGTGGTGTATTGTAGACAGTCTCTgtaattttttcttataagAAGTCATGGTTATTAAACTCTCGTCATTTATGTTTTTGAAGCATTCTATGTGGTTTTGTTGCTGGACTTGCTAGTTTCAACACTTTGATGTGGTGGTTTAAGCTTGTGTTTGATGTTAGAAGAAACTCGCACTTTTCATCCTGTTCTAATTTCTACAATCTTGTGCAGGAGGAATTTCATAGACGAAAATTTGTTCTTAGAAGCCGCAATTGCAAACATTTAACGTGAGCAGATAttgatttaaattttaaaccaTGTTTTATTGTCATCTCACTTATAGaagtaaaaatgaaaaagcaaaaagataaATAGTAAGGCAATAATACACGACTGTTAAAACTGTTTTTGTGAGATGTTTTTCATCCCCTGAAGCTCTTATCAGCCGGATTAGAGATGTCGGTCCTCTGGCTGTTTACAGTAATCTGCGTTATATCTCTGGTGATTTGGAAGCAAGCAAATAATGATTTTGAGCCTTTGCCTCCTCTTCTTTTTGAAATTCTGATATGTTTTGTATATGAGTATTGAACAGTAGTGTTAAACAAATTTCCCTGTTTTAATATGGCTCCGATTGATTTTTTAcgtttatattaaataatggAAAACCATCTAATGATTccttaaaataatatcaagCGGTGGGTAATTTACCAACAAACATGTAGAAGAACTCATTAGGTGGCTTCATAGAAGAGGCAAGCAGTGTCATGAGTGGTAGAGGGTCACCCCTTGTGATCAATGAATCGGATCGAAATCAGGGTATTCCAAtttaaatccaaaaaatgaatACCATAATAATATGAAAACGTATGAATTATGGATAACCTGGTTTTAAGCAGGCCCATCCACGTCCCGTCCCATAGTTACTTACTACCGAGCACACCAGATACGTGTATGATCAAGACGATGGTTAAAGCATGAGCAACCATGTTGATGTGTCTATAATATGATCTTATTATCAAACTCTTACGCAAGAGAACATTACTCAGTTGATAATTACTATATTAACAGGACGATGTTATATGTCTACAAAATCTCCAGATATTCAATTTGACGTAGCAACAACACGAGTGAGGACTGGAGGAATGGAATGAAATTTCATCAACTTCATTCATATGGTTGTAAACTTGTAACTCGTAAGGAATTGACGACAGGCATATCTACCTATCTTACAACTACACATTACAACAGAAACTAATTAACTAGAATGTATAATAATacctttcttttgttcttttggaaCAAAAATGTATAGCTATCTTGTGGATCGTCTACAGATTGTTCTCACAATGCCTCCTTCCTTCAAGAATGCTTTGTCGAATTTGCGGGGATGTCATCGCCTTCCAAAATCCGAAGCACCTATAGGAACCAAATGGACAAGAAATTTCAATGGTTCTCAGGCAAAAATGAAGATGCAGTGAGTGAGGTGACATGACATCAACTCATACCTGGGACATGCGAGGCCTGGAATGAGGGTCTCTCCTGATGCACAAGGAAGCACATTGCAGCATGTTACAAACCTCTTGATTCGAATAGCAGCTCCTTAACCGCGGGTCTAACAGCTCGAAAATGGCGTTCTTTTCTAGCAAGGGCCGTGCCTGCTCCACACAGATGAGTATAAGCAATGACCCTTAAAGCTCTTTGAAAGTAGCTATGGCAGAAGTCTCAATATTCTATCAAAACTCTATTTAGtatgttttgaaaaagaaagatgtcAGATGTTCTATCTCTGATATACTGCACGATCTCAAATTACAGTTATCTTGTTCATGCTTACCCATTCAGTGAGGCACTGTTGGCCTTTAGGCTTGTTTAAGTCCATAGCTTTCCGTCCTGTAATAAGCTCCACTAGAACTACCCCGAAGGAATATACATCAGCTTTTTCTGTGATTTGTCCACTTTGAGCATATTCTGGAGCCAAGTAACTACATTTAAGGCAAGGTTTCTGGTTTAGTCTAAACTTTGTCAATTGTAATTTGGTATAATGAGAaggacttttttttgtttttttctcaagTCCTATGGCCTTACCCAAATGTTCCAAGTACTCTTGTTTGCATCCCAACATCTCCATCTGGTTGCCACCTTGCCAGTCCAAAATCTCCAACCTGAAACCCAGAACTGGGTAAGAGTTACTCCGAGTGATACATGTATGGAATTTAACGCTGCATCCTCAATGCACATACGGCTTCACACAAAGAGAAACACTACTCATACAAGATGTGATTCATCAAGGACAACATACAACTGGTGAAGGGGAGTAGaaagttgaattttgttttgtaagaGATGAGGAGTGTATGACATACCAAGGGTTCAAAATCATGCGTCAGAAGGATATTGTTTGGTCGCATATCACGGTGGACAATGCAACCCACTCTACACTCTTCGTGAAGGTATCTCAACCCTCGAGCTGCTCCAACTGCAATTCTTTGTCGCGCAGACCATTTTAATGGATGTCTTTGTGGCCCTGAAAATTTTAGCATCCCCTTAACTTGGATGGTCACAGAAGTGAATACGCACATTTATAGTTTGTAAAGAAGGTGTAATGCGCTTGTGGAGCAAGAGTGTTCTCGGTAATGTATATATCCACACTTTAACTGAGAATCCTGGAAATAACAGGGTCCTTATTAACGTCAAGACCATAaccttttcatttgtttgacAATCTGATTCTTGATCAGTAAACCCAGTCAATCTGTTAATCTATGTAATTTGAAAACCGAACATAAATGTTGCCATTCATCTGAAGTAAAGAGGAAATACTAGAGCATGCTTGCTTGCAACTTAGATCTGTTAGTAGTATCATTTCATTTTGTGCATTAAAAAATCAGGGATAGAGGAGAACTTACCGTATAGATGAGAATTCAAAGACCCATTGCATATATATTCATAAACTAGCAACCTTCTTCCATCCTCCACGCAGAACCCAATCAGCATCACAACATTGCGATGCTGCGCACAGCTTAGGACTTCAACTTCGGAGCAGAATTCTTGATCACCTTGAGAACTAGCCAATTTATATTGCTTGACAGCAACAACCTGACCATGTGCTAAGACACCTCTGTGCACAGAACCAAACCCACCTTCAGCCAAGAAATTTGCTTGTGAAAATCCACCTGTAGCAAATTCCAGTTCCGCATACGTGAACCACCGAGGAGGATTTCCAAAAACAGGTGCTTTGTGCTGACATATGGAGCACAATGGAGGAGGGTTAGGAGGTGAATTTTTGGATAATGAAATTGCTTCACGTACACTTCTGCTTAAATTCAAATCAAGCCTATAATTCAAGACCCCAACATCAGGTTCTCGATTCAAGTTAGCTAACTTATCCAGCAAGGCTCCATACGTTGAAATCAGAGCCTTATCATAAGGTCTCTCTGAACCTTCCACCGCACATCTTGAAAACTCACCACCAGAACTTTGATAATCTGCCATACAAGGCTGGCAACACGAACTTGTGAAGTAAGAACTCTGGTTTTCATTATTTGTCTCGATATCAGATTCATTCAAATTCTGATTTCCTTCAATAGTAGATGGATACTCTTGCTTTAACCTCCCCAAAATTTCGGAAAGAAAATCTCGTTCAGTCCCCACATCTGAGCTAGATATGGATGATGTTCCAATATCAGTTGCAGTCAGAGGTGACTCGTGGTCAAAACTACTTCTAGGAGTCACAGTTGGCCCTCTAATCATATTCGACTCTTCAAACTTGCTTTTTAGACGTTTTGGAGAAGATTCTGATTCAGACAATGAAGGGTAAGGCACTTCAGGGTCTGTCTTTGTTATCAAATTCAAGCGCAGAACCTTTGGCCCAGATCGTTTCATAATCACAAcattgcattgcagtttttcCATGCAGtgtttcttttcatatttcaattgTCTGCACACGAATAAAATTGATAACTTGAAAAGGCAATAAGGGAAACAAACAGTATTCTGGAGAAAAAGCTTTCATGCACAAAAGTGTTGGCTAAGGATTATGATGCCATTGTATGCTATCACACATCTAAACAGCAATCcctaaaataagaaattgtaGGCTATAGCATGTGATAATAGAAATTAAGGTTACATTGACGTATTACTTGTCCAATATAACCCAGTTTGATTGAGCTCTCTTTGCTTCGGCAGCCACAACACCGCAGGGTGAGCCAGAGAGAATTTTTATCCTGATCTTTATCTGTGAAGAAAATATGATGGGAATGGATTAGTATTAGAAATGAAACATGTAAGGACTAAACCATTGGAAACGGAATTGATGTACCAACCTTCTCTGGATCATAAACATCTTGGAGCCGGAGCACCATCTGAGAGCATGAGTCCACAATATCATCCTTCTTATCTGACACGGTTCCTGAAAGAGACCTCCGATGACTAGTGGTGCAATCACTAGTAAATCTTGCAAACTCCCATATCTTTTTACCTGGACACATGGTatttgaaagagagagaaaaatcagatacaTCTCATACATAATTCAACTCGGCTGTGattcaattgattttgaaaCTGGTATCAAAGCTTCAAATTTGTGAAGCACCTCTGTCAAACTTAACATGCCATCGGTAAGATTTTCAAATTCCCAATAGTCAAGtacagaggaagagagaacATATTTTGCCAATACACTAGAAAGTTCCCTAATTAACCAAAAGGAATGCAATTTGAAACATTAACTGGCAATTTTTCTTCAGttgaaacagaaaaaacaaGGAGCATTATTAGCGAACATGCAATGCAGTTTGCATTTTTGTGTGAATCTTTAACATTTTGATATATAAATGGGCAACTTTTCTTCAGttgaaacagaaaaaacaaGGAGGCTTACTTGATGTGTGAGAAGGAATCACAGCCAAAAGCTTAACATAATCGCCAGGTTGCACAACATGAGTCAAAGCCCACACCAGAGCAGTCTTTTGAATTTCCCTCAAAGCATTAACAGCAACCACCACAACTTTCCCAGCCACAACTCCATTACTCTTCTCTTTCATACCTCTGCCTCAAccaaaaaatctgaaattctACAACCCCACACTTCCTCAACAAACCCCACAATCAAAACCCATATCCAAATTctcaaatgaaacaaaacccAGAAGCAGAAATACACGCATTATCACTGTGAGAAGCAGAAACCAAATGAAGGAGCTTTTTGATCTTTACCCAGATGAcaagaacacaaaagaaaCATGAAAGTAGAAGAGGACACGCACTGTCTTCTATGTACTTTAACCACTCACTGACTTCATTGCCGTTAAAGGACATGTAAAGGGGCCCAAACCCCCTCTCACACTCTATGACTCTACAAGACAACACAAGCTTTGGGATTAATGCAGAACAgagcaaaaaatttcaaactcaaaGTTTGGTTCTTTCATTTGTCCCAAAAAAAGATCGGTTCTTTCATGGAAAATGAGTCTACACTTTGCATGTGGCTCTCGGGGTGCCTTGATGTTAATATAAAGTATAGCAGAATTTTGATTAAGTCATGGAGAGAAGAAGCAGGTGGCCTAAGTTGGACTTTTTTGTTGGTAGATTCTCACTTGGGAATTTTGCATCATTGCAAGAAAGAAGCGCCAACTATAAAAccaataaaagaacaaaaagaagtgGAGATTTTAGGTTAAACGACACGACACTAGCTGATTAATAATAAGAAGACCAAGAGCGGATCAATGATTGGAGCTTCTCTTTCTTGCTGTTAAAAAAGTCTTTTCATTTGTAAGTTTTGGAAGTGGTAACTTTCTATGTGCTAATGGAATGAAAATGAATAACTTATATATAGGAAAGAGATCATTGGTCACACTGGTTTATATGACATTATTTAGTGTTTGTCTTTTAACAATTTAACGTTGTAACAAGGGATATGAGATGTCCATTAGCCATAACTTCAAAGATATAATATGTTTATGTCTTCTCATTACCTCTTTTAATTAGCTTTTGATATAAAGGAAGAAGATACTAATAGATCTTTATTTATAAGTGTAATTTTTTGTGCGGATCTATCGTAATATTAACTgttgtttgttatttttaataataaattcaaataagaATTTACCTGATTAATGTTGAATAATCGACAAACATTTGTCTCTtcataaagaaacaagaaTCGTGATGGCTATTAGTTCATTGAGGACTCACATTTGTGTCCCATACGTCTATTTTCTTACCCCTTCAGGTTTGGTTGGAAGATCTTGTCAATTATTCAAACCTTATGCAATCTTCAAAACTACCCATCttctttattgtttattttttatctttttgtcaCTAGTTATTCAAAGTGAGTTCAAATTTAAGCTTATAGGTGTAGGACCACTCCCTATTATAATCTAGCTACTAGACAAAAGGTTGAATTAAACATTGGAGGAACATCCCAAGTTGTGTACCCTCTCCCCATGTAAGTTTATCTAGGGTGTAGGACCTTAGAGGTAACATGTTGCAGTAccttcattttcttgaagtCAGAAAATAATGGAATTGCTTTGAGTGTCTTCTTTatcaaaaagttaaaaatgatGAAGTTTCATGGACTATATAATATTGAGTTTGCTTGTTTTTCTCTTATTTAGTTCTATTTCTCCAAATAAAGTTGTATCATGGGTAGGTAAGCATTTGGCAAATGGACCTTAATGGGCTTCGATTCTTGAATTTGATGTCTCAATccacttccttttcctctttaTCCAAAGATGTTTTAAAACAAGTTTTGGTGCATTATCTTTTGGCTGATAAAGTTGCTTTTGACGAAGAGACATAATGAAGGAAACAATATTAGGAAGAATCAAACATGCATGACGATTGATGAGAACTTTGATCTCGATATATCTTGGCCATCATACCTTTCAAGACCTTATCAGCGTATATAGGCCAAAACTTTCAGCTTCATGATTAGTGAACGAAGAAGATTGAAGAAGTTGCTTTTGAAACAGTATATGATATAAAGCTTGGTGTCATATTATAAAGATGCTCTTCCGAATCagtcttctttttgttctcaCCAATATTCGTTACCAAGTCGGTCACATTTATCTTAAGGGAAATGTTATTGATACTCCACAAAAGTCATCGAGATTCTGCTTTCTCAAAATATGAGTGAGAAATTGTGCTTAAAAGAGTGTACGATACCTTTTTGGAGTCCGAATAACAGCTCCCTATTTTAAATCCCAAGTATAGCCAaccagctatactatttataaataaatttttaaaaaaatcgatGCCAGTAAAACCGGGCGGCTGCACTATTTttcgaaaaaaaaaggacccagtaaagccgtccggctatattctggctatttaaaaaaattcctgagtatagccgggcggctatgatctttttaaaaagaaaattgctaGTATAACCGTtcgactatactatttatgaaaaaaaggaCCCACCCTGCACCTAGTGCCCGCCTATTGATTAGGCACCCATGTGTCAAAACAGTATAGTCAGGCGGCGTTACTACTtataaataaactttttttaaaaaaaaaggacccacGTAAagccgcgtggctatacttGAGCATCGCCGCTcggttatactatttataaataaattttaaaaacgaCCCCAGTAAAGCCGAGCGGCTAGactctcttttaaaaaatccGAAGTACAGCCAGCGGCGGCTATAATCTATTCATAAAAAAAGATTCTCgctatagccgcgcggctatactgtttttgaaaaaacatagacgcgcggctatacttgagAATCCATTTTTTATAAGATTGAagaagattgaagaagaagctgctTTTGAAACGGTGCATGATATGAAGCTTGATGTCATATTATAAAGATGCTCTTTCGAATCagtctcctttttcttctcactAATATTCGTTTTCATTACCGAGTCGGTCACCGTTTATCTTAAAGGAACTGTTTTTGGTACTCCATAAAACTTATTGAGGTTCTCCCTCTGAAAATATGAGTGAGAAATTGTGCTTATAAAAGTGTACGATACCTCTTGGAGTCCGAATAACGGCTCCCTATtctaaatgaaaaaagaaaaaaaaatctcacccggagaagaagagagaaaaaaagttcACTTGGTCTGGGCCAGTCCACAGCCCAGTTTGGGGTTGGATGCGGCTTAATTTTATATGAGCAAAGTGGTATTTTCGAAAGGAGATCATCTCGGCGCTGATAAAGGGCGCAATTAACGGTCATTTTCCGGCAAAGGGGGCACAAAGCCTCAAATGGGAGCCAGCGACTTGACCGTTGCTGTGACAAGGTTGAAGAGAGAAGATTGCAAGCGCACCAAACACGACTCTCACTTCTCCAATTGGAAGGTAATTTCTCTGCCTCACCTGATGGAACTGGaattgtaattgaaattttgattttttacttgaTCTGTAATTTGAAATCTTTGGAGATTTTGATTACTTTCTCTGTCCTCAACTCATTTTATTGACTGACTAGCTGTATCTTCAAATTAGAttt
Proteins encoded in this region:
- the LOC18769566 gene encoding inactive protein kinase SELMODRAFT_444075 isoform X1 is translated as MKEKSNGVVAGKVVVVAVNALREIQKTALVWALTHVVQPGDYVKLLAVIPSHTSSKKIWEFARFTSDCTTSHRRSLSGTVSDKKDDIVDSCSQMVLRLQDVYDPEKIKIRIKILSGSPCGVVAAEAKRAQSNWVILDKQLKYEKKHCMEKLQCNVVIMKRSGPKVLRLNLITKTDPEVPYPSLSESESSPKRLKSKFEESNMIRGPTVTPRSSFDHESPLTATDIGTSSISSSDVGTERDFLSEILGRLKQEYPSTIEGNQNLNESDIETNNENQSSYFTSSCCQPCMADYQSSGGEFSRCAVEGSERPYDKALISTYGALLDKLANLNREPDVGVLNYRLDLNLSRSVREAISLSKNSPPNPPPLCSICQHKAPVFGNPPRWFTYAELEFATGGFSQANFLAEGGFGSVHRGVLAHGQVVAVKQYKLASSQGDQEFCSEVEVLSCAQHRNVVMLIGFCVEDGRRLLVYEYICNGSLNSHLYGPQRHPLKWSARQRIAVGAARGLRYLHEECRVGCIVHRDMRPNNILLTHDFEPLVGDFGLARWQPDGDVGMQTRVLGTFGYLAPEYAQSGQITEKADVYSFGVVLVELITGRKAMDLNKPKGQQCLTEWARPLLEKNAIFELLDPRLRSCYSNQEVCNMLQCASLCIRRDPHSRPRMSQVLRILEGDDIPANSTKHS
- the LOC18769566 gene encoding inactive protein kinase SELMODRAFT_444075 isoform X2, giving the protein MKEKSNGVVAGKVVVVAVNALREIQKTALVWALTHVVQPGDYVKLLAVIPSHTSSKKIWEFARFTSDCTTSHRRSLSGTVSDKKDDIVDSCSQMVLRLQDVYDPEKIKIRIKILSGSPCGVVAAEAKRAQSNWVILDKQLKYEKKHCMEKLQCNVVIMKRSGPKVLRLNLITKTDPEVPYPSLSESESSPKRLKSKFEESNMIRGPTVTPRSSFDHESPLTATDIGTSSISSSDVGTERDFLSEILGRLKQEYPSTIEGNQNLNESDIETNNENQSSYFTSSCCQPCMADYQSSGGEFSRCAVEGSERPYDKALISTYGALLDKLANLNREPDVGVLNYRLDLNLSRSVREAISLSKNSPPNPPPLCSICQHKAPVFGNPPRWFTYAELEFATGGFSQANFLAEGGFGSVHRGVLAHGQVVAVKQYKLASSQGDQEFCSEVEVLSCAQHRNVVMLIGFCVEDGRRLLVYEYICNGSLNSHLYGPQRHPLKWSARQRIAVGAARGLRYLHEECRVGCIVHRDMRPNNILLTHDFEPLVGDFGLARWQPDGDVGMQTRVLGTFGICSKWTNHRKS